A window of Rosa rugosa chromosome 7, drRosRugo1.1, whole genome shotgun sequence genomic DNA:
ATCAGTCACATTCGGGCAGCACTTGATCGAAAGAACCTCAAGGTTTGGGCACCTAGAAAAATACAATTACAAGCACATATCACATTGGCATATATCTAACTCCAATTACCCACAACAGTCCATGAAAAGTTGAACTGAACAAACAACATTTGAAATGTACCAATGAAGAAAAACATGAACTACTCACTTCCAGGCCTCAAAGATCTaattttttcaaacaaaaactaAATATATAAACCTTTCAGCTCACCATacatcaatcaagaacaaaaattCATGCCCAAAAACAAGTTTTAATAATCACCCTGCTAATCCCCACACCACACCACGACAATAAAAACCCACAACCAAAACCTTCCCACTTTTCAATTCCTCATTCCATTTCCACAAAAATCCAAACTTCCATAGAAAatccaaaccaaaaccaaaatgaatcaAACACGAATAAATAAATGCAAGATACCATTAGCTtcatagctttttttttttttttaactccaaaTTCACCAAATGATTAATGAAGCTCCGGTCAATCTACATTGCATAGCTACAACTTAACATACTCCAAATTCACCGAATGATCAACACATATCATCTCATTTAAGTACTAACAGAAAGTAGGTGCACACAAAAGTAAGTTCTatagctcatcatcatcatcatccacaaAACACATCTCAACCCGAATTAAACTAAACAACAAGTACCGAATTTACTGTTGTTGCTGCTGGTTGGGGTTCTGAGGCGGCGACGGCATTCCCCGTGGAGGTCCTCCAAACACACCGGGAGGAGGCGGCATTCCTTGGCGAGGTGGTGGACCCCTCATCATCTGCCCCGGAGGCCCGGGCGGTGGAGGCCCCATTGTTCTCTGCCCATACTGCATCGGAGGATTGGGAAACTGCTGAGGTGGGCCGCCGGGCCTGGCACCGGGAGGAGGAAACTGCGGCGGCGGGCCACGCACCATCGGCGGTGGTCCCTGGCCGGGATACATCTGCGGCGGGGGACGGATCACCGGAGCAGCCGGATACGTCATCGGAGGCGCCGAGAGGTTAGGGCGAGACAACGAATAAGATGAGtgaggggaagagagagagggagatgagATGAGTTGAGGGATTGAGATCTTGTACTATTTCAGATAGTTAGTGAAGGCTATGAGCTTTCTGTGTTGTCAGTTTAATGACCCTTGGATTGAAGTGAGCTGACGTGGCGAGCTGAGAGTGTTATCCAAGCAGATTATAGCAAAGTGAACTCTAGCAGAGAAGCCGAGTCCATAAATATTCACCGAACCTACGTATATATATTTCCATCATTGTCTTGGAGTCTTGGATCTTAAAGGGACAAAAAGGTTTGTCCATATTACCATTACTCGTCATCAATGCAAGAGCCCGTGAATTTTATGGACCTCATGCATGCGTGTCGCAATGTGGGTATGATAACTTCTAGACTTCAGCCTAAAATCACGTGTATTTCAATTGGAACGTAGGTGCATGCACTGTTTTGTCCTTAGATTCAAATTTGTGCACCACCTTCATTCGGTGGTCAACATCGGTGGTCCATAGACGAAGCAAAGAGGCTTGAAGCACCAAGGAATGCTAAGAAATACAAATTCGATAACTCACTCTTCTGGTAAGGAGTGTATAagagtgagaaaaaaaaaaagttaaagaaaaaaatcactAACGGTTACTGAGTTATGACCCGTTCGACACTTAATTCATTgacttttcaaaaatatcacttaactcattTACTTTAATATCTATCTTTCACATAACTCACTCTCGTCTATTGTGACGTTAAAAATCTGTACGGAGAGgattatttttgttaaattacatataaatattttaaaaagaaatattaaaataaaaatgaattttttgAAGAAAGTTATTagatttctttttcaaatttatatagctttttttgtttttgatatattaataaatctcaggccagaaaggaccattacatatcctccctctaccatctctgggtagataaagagtttgtggtagtgGCACAGTGATATATAGATTAGatccaatcatttgacggttccaCGCTCATAAGAGAGCCTATAAACTATTAActactacatagtaaataggccgaGTAAACTAGACTCGATGACGCTTACTAAAAAACTAGAAACATAGCTCCCTCAACAAATAGGGAATTATTGGAATTAAATAGCAAAAAAACTATGTAAAACCCTAGGAGCCCAAAATAACCCCAAAAAGCCCAACTCCAAGCCCAACAAAGACTGGCCTGACATGACCCAGTCCCCGTCCCTCACCCAGCAGCAGCACGATACCGGAAACCAGATGTACGCCGCCCGACCACGCCGTACTCGATCGGTGATACTCCGAGCAACGTCGCCCCTGCGCCTCCCAAACCACGAGCTGCGCTGAGTTACGTCAACCCAAGCCTCCACGCCCCGCAGCATCCCGAACTCGCCCCACAACGAATCCAATCCACCTCGACCCGCAGTCACCGATCTCATCCCACCATGATCTTGCTTCGCCACAATCCGGCATCCCACGCACATAACCACTGCGCACACAGACTGAGCACCAGAGACCACTACCAAGACAACCATGCCAAGACTAGGAGCATGGAGCCTTCTGGAGAACTTTTCGAGCCAATAGCATCAACACCCCGTCCGGCGGCCAACCGCAAAACATCAGCGAGGCCCGGAGGCCAACACCAACATCCGGGCGCCGCCGAACGAGATCGATTTTGAGAGAGCGGGAGAGCCGACTTTAGggttttttcaaatttttataGCTTAATGATAATTTGTAATGAAAAAAGaattttaaaacaaattttaactttaatttgaaaacaaacaaaaaatctgTCATTTTTTATctagaaaaaattatttttcaagtagaaatatatatttagtgtTTCGACAAATATACCTTCAACTTCTAATAAGAGATttaacggcagtgagttaagtATCAACGAGTTATAATTCAATGATCATTGGTGATTTTttgtaagtttttattttttatttattttttatcgagatcacacggttcctcaaaggcttcctaagcCCAGAGATTCTTACTCCTCTTTTTGCATGTATTTATATTAATCCCTTGGCCTACTCACTTTTGAATTGCTTATTAAGGTTTCCCAACTTCAGTTTGACTATGTAACCTTTGCTCAATACATTGGTAGACTTAGATAAGGATATCATATTACTATTGTGCTAAAACAGTTTGAACCAGCCGCCAGCTCGCCATGCACTCTATACATTACGTACTTATCAATTGTGTTAATAAGCTAGATTCTTAATAAGAAGATGACGTATTACATCTATCTATCTATACTATAAAGTGAAGGGTTCAGGATTCATCAAAATATGGATTGTCCTAAACACTCTTTAGTCTAAAAGTAAGAATTTATAATGAAATCATCTAAATAATTATTttagtaaaataaaaaagagtaaagaaacataattataaataaaaaaaaattaaagaagtggGTGACAATTGAAGGATCTTCACTAATCACACATGCATCGCAAGAGTACGAGATACTGAAAGTGAGAAAATGTAGGGTCAATTTAAAACATGTACAAAGATGCCGATCTATAAAACCTGGACCAATTTGTCACCGTAGGTCACTACACGTTAATTggtcttgtttttttttagcATATTCAACAAATGTACATTATTGTCTTGAAACTACCCATTTGCCAGAAAAGAAAGACCTTGAACCCTCACTTTTCACTCTACTTCTCTATTTCATCTATCTTCAATGGCGGAAAATCCTTTCCTATGTTTACCATTAATAGCAAGGATATGTGGGTTTATAAAAATATACATAGACCTTCATAATAGAAATATAACCACAGAAATTAGTACCCAATTAATATTAAGGAATCTAGCAACtcaaatgatggctatccaccGGTGGTCTTCTCTCTTAGCTTTTGTAGTTGTTCCGGTTCGGGTTCtaatttctttctttgtatGAGTATTAGAAACACCAGTAACCACCACATCAATAAATTTATGTGGGTGGAAAGCCAAATCTTATACATGTGAATAAAGAAAAACACGCTATAAGTTTACC
This region includes:
- the LOC133723410 gene encoding uncharacterized protein LOC133723410; translation: MTYPAAPVIRPPPQMYPGQGPPPMVRGPPPQFPPPGARPGGPPQQFPNPPMQYGQRTMGPPPPGPPGQMMRGPPPRQGMPPPPGVFGGPPRGMPSPPQNPNQQQQQCPNLEVLSIKCCPNVTDASIADIEFRCTMIKELDISYC